In Ferroplasma sp., a single window of DNA contains:
- a CDS encoding radical SAM protein produces the protein MNNGRNVIEIEAKHALGKSGMKELDYAFNPYLGCFHGCRYCYAIDMSPDAVRENWGTGVIARTNIIQLLEREARIYRKGVVGVSTITDPYQYIEMKYRIIPAAIEILSRNGFYITIQTKSPMVLRDIAILEKNKKNLDVGITITSLKPEVSRLVEPYAPAPAKRLEALQKLSRSGINTWLYLGPLIQNVNDNLDGIEKIVEFCGKTGIRIIYDSFQDFSGTLPYMAGTGYMRSDQAWWDRMDYDIKRICSEYGVSCTLERDEWKYELSRKYGKLF, from the coding sequence ATGAATAATGGCAGGAACGTTATAGAAATCGAGGCGAAGCATGCCCTCGGAAAATCCGGCATGAAGGAGCTTGATTACGCATTCAATCCATATCTTGGATGCTTTCATGGATGCAGGTACTGCTATGCCATAGACATGTCCCCGGATGCAGTCAGGGAAAACTGGGGAACAGGGGTTATTGCAAGGACTAATATAATCCAGCTTCTTGAAAGGGAGGCCAGGATATACAGGAAGGGGGTGGTTGGAGTTTCTACAATAACCGATCCGTACCAGTACATTGAGATGAAATACAGGATTATTCCCGCAGCAATTGAAATTCTGTCAAGAAACGGCTTTTACATAACAATACAGACAAAGTCGCCAATGGTGCTAAGGGATATTGCAATACTTGAGAAAAATAAAAAAAACCTGGACGTGGGAATCACAATAACATCCCTGAAACCTGAGGTATCCAGATTAGTAGAGCCATATGCCCCTGCACCTGCAAAACGGCTGGAAGCACTGCAAAAACTCTCACGCAGTGGAATTAACACATGGTTATACCTTGGACCGCTTATACAGAATGTAAACGATAACCTTGATGGCATAGAAAAAATAGTTGAGTTCTGTGGGAAAACTGGAATCAGGATTATATATGATTCGTTCCAGGATTTCAGCGGAACCCTGCCCTATATGGCAGGTACCGGATATATGCGGTCTGATCAGGCCTGGTGGGACAGAATGGATTATGACATAAAGAGGATATGCAGTGAATACGGGGTTTCCTGCACACTGGAAAGGGATGAATGGAAGTACGAGCTTTCAAGGAAGTATGGAAAGTTATTTTAG